The region tcatatatttcatgttaatggtgatcaatcattcacaagcattatgttcgaattgaataaatcacaagataaaattgaaatcataaaacttgcattaatttaagataaaggttcaggagaatccattaacaccctagactAATAGTTTAGTTCATGATTAAATCCATAATAGCCATAGAAGAAATTAAAAgcatccaaaatacagaaattcaaagtagaaaagaagaaaattgtgATGAATTCTTCGATTCTGCTCGCAATCCTCTACAATGTGCCTTCAGCCGTCTCCTTAGGTTAATCTCCCCctaaaaacgtcattaagaaagcttttataatccctaattaattatgtgcgaaaggacaaaattgcccttgaaaaatgccctaacTTTGGCTTCCGTACGGACTGGCGCCGCGGCGCTGTCCAATAGAGCCGCGGCTCAAGTGCAATTCGCGATCCAAATTTCCTCTCTGACTTCAAGTAGCGCCACGGCCCCAATTGATAAAGCCGCGGCTCAAATTGAACTTTAATTGCTGCCTTCTCTATAACTCTCAGGGCCGCGACGCTAGTGCATAGAGCTGCGGCTCAAATTGCATTTTTTCACCAAATCTTCAATTTGACCCCCAATTTCACTAACttccattccttagcccgtttaacaccTTCTCTTCAACAATTAAGCAATTTTCCTTCAATTTCAAACTTTTTCCTTcataaccacacttaatcctgaaaacacaataaaaaccggcataatatcgcacaaaaccaaataaaagattaaaattgcCTCTTAAAACATGTCATAAAACcataccaaaactagtcctaacaataagcgcttgcttggtctatgaccagatgtttatatgGGACACCGAAAGTTCTTATCCGAAAAACATAAATTTCGCAGTTGACAGATGCCTTTAATGGTAAACctgaatttggaaaggctccaccacctttacttggaggacaattgtcaacaaagttgaacaaagtccaatgcaagttcggaaaacctagaaattttacaaataagagaaaaaatgttagacgtgaaaaaacaaaggaggttgtagatggtgtgacaggttgttggaagaagaaatctattttttttgagcttgagtattgggagcatttggttttgcggcacaacttggatgtaatgcacattgagaaaaacgtgtcagatagcttaattagtacattgctgaatattcctggtcggagtaaggatggaatcaaagctcggttggatttaaaagtaatgggtatacgcagtaagttacaaccagaggttggtgagagaCGAACTTATTTACCACCTGCATGTTATAccctgtctaaagaagaaaaacgaagtgtatgtcattctttgtcgaatgtgaaagtaccagaaggttattcttcaaatatttcttctctggtagatatgaaaaatttgaatttagttggaatgaagtctcatgaccatcatacactacttgaacatcttctaccgGTAGCTATCCGCTCTGTGTTGCCTAAAAAAGTTCgatatgcaattaccaaactatgctttttctttaaatctatttgttgtaaagtggtagatgtgtcgaagttggacaatcttcaaacaaatattgtgataactatgtgtgagttggagcagtatttcccaccttcattttttgacataatggttcatttaatagttcatttggttagagaagtaaaattgtgtggaccagtatacttgagatggatgtacccatttgaacggtatatgaaggttttaaaaggttatgttagaaatagaagtagacctgagggttgcatagttgaatcctacatcgttgaagaagcaatggagttctgctcagaatacttatcaggtgttgcgagcattggactacgtttttctaaaattgagtttgaaataagtaaaggtggtagaggtggtgttgtttctgaagtaaataaatctgatcgagatgaagcacatcgcctagtcttacaaaatattgatgatgttcaaccatacatcgagtaagttcTTATACATATGCATGAtcaatcttatttttctctttcattatattgacaatgatataaatgatatttcttgaagaggacatttcaattggatcaagactacttatcctaataagtctcggaataaaaaatgggtacaagatgaacattatcgaaatttcagcacttggttcgagaatgaggtaaaatacctgtgttgttcttgtttgagtgtgattgtattttagcttgttagaatttaatatactttgttttattttattgtattctaggttctgattaacaccacaaacaaagtgtctgaaacactaaaatggatagcacgAGGTCCTTCAATGAGCGTAATTAAGTATCAATGCTATTATATTCACGGTATTCAATTCAACATCGTAGAACGTGATAAtattagaaagacacaaaatagtggtgttactattatctcccagacttttcaaatatctagttccaaagataaaaatcccataaattgtgatatgacattttatggggtgatcaaagaaatttgggaactagattatgtgactattcgaattccagtcttcttgtgtgattgggtgaaaagtgataatGGGGTCAAAACAGATGACTTAGGATTCACACTGGTGGACTTAAATCGAATAGGACATAAACCTGACCGCTTTATAATGGCATCACaagccaagcaagtattttatgtgagtgatccaGTAGATGCTCGATGGTCAGTTGTCCTAACAAGTCAACCGAAAGATTATCTGATCAAAGAGTCTGGGAGCGATGACATTATACTTGAACAAGAAACGTTTACCATTGATTCACCGCctattgatgtcaccattgacaatgatgatgactatatacgcgagaatggtgaagggttgtgggtagaaaattaaaggtatatatattaattttatgattttgtttttatgtattttgtgaagtttataccagataatatttttgtttacttAATTGCAGGTACATTGATTATGGATCCATCATATGATGAAGATGGCGATCCGTTTGTTGATGATCATGGTAATGGTCTAGAGGGGATTAATCCTACcgcaccaacaaatacacaagaTAAGAAATATAGGGGTAAATCAAACTGtagtgatgtattcaaagcaagaagtgaGGGTCGCAATTATGAGGTCGAGTACAATCGTTTTGGCCGAGCGATGGGAAAAGGGGGGATCAAGATGAACAGCACCATCGGTCTTCTATCACGCACAACCCTTCCTTTAGACAtcgacaattggaaacaaatgccAAAGGATAAAAAAGAGACTTTATGGGGTCAAATACAGGTAACCTATAATATTGACTATTAAATTTATCATAatgaattaatatattgaaaaaagtttaatatttttgggttcgtttgtgcaggaaacgttcaaacttccaaattcttctaaaacagacgtcctcaaagaagcaggaaaaacatggagaaattggaaaacaagactaacaaaagatcttatatatgtatataagaatgtagctccTGAGCTTCTTGCCAAGCCGCCATCAGAGTACATCGAGTATTACAAACCGGAAGATTGGAAGAATTTTGTTGCAAAAAGACTAACCCCAGACTGGGAAGAgatgagaaaacaaaaacaaaatgctcgggctcagaacaagtatccacatcactcagggcgTGGTGGTTATGCACTGGTAGAGCAAAAAATGGAAGAGGAATTGGGTCATGAGTTGACCGAATATGACAGAGCTGAGATGTGGACACGGGCACGGATGAACAAGAATCGAGAAGTTATTGATGAAGAAGCTCGAGATGTGGTCAATAAGATTGTAAGTGTTCTtcgattttttaaaataattgtaatGGTTAATCTGTGTGTTAAATTCTAATCGATTTATTTACTATGTATATAGGCGGAATACAGGCAAAAAGTAGCAGAAGGcgagttggtggaggaaggttcaaacgatatactaacaatggcattaggcactccagagcatggaggacgtgttaggggggtcggtgcacatgtcgctccccgtcaattttttcatgtcccaccgccaaaaagattcaatcacaaacaaaaaggtgtggaagatgctcgttataaagaccttgaagagaaatggcgtcaatctgaagaaagggcacgtcaacaggaggaaaagttaaaccagttgatggcgcatattgcatctcaacagagcggtgcatttggatcatcaaatgcatctggttcaggtgtaggaggagcctcaaacacaccacacgcaccatatgcccctccaccacCGACACAGGCACAACATGCTCCGCCACCACCGGCATGGACATCATATGCTCACCGACCACCCTCACAGCTACCACTTGCTCCTCCACCACCGACGCAGgcaccatgtgctcccccaccaCCACAATCAAATTTTCCTGAGgaggtaatagtttcttattaattcattattgcatatatttgatacagtaaaaataaactagtttCTCGAAAAGTCTAACAGATTATTTGGAATGTAAcagattaattgtaagttgtgtcttggttcgacacaaaatatagttgcagaggggaaacttgtaagtacctgttgcacagaaatacatagcgttcaactgcctcctggaaattatcgtgtcagagttgaggtagccattcaagagaacgctagtttaccatatccgcttacaatggaaggttatacattggttggacaagcagtcgggtatgatgttggatggccaaaacattgggttcttactaatcaacaaacgaaagagccacttgcaccctctactcaacaaccaagacaatcaaagaaaagaatagaggcattgacacagGAGCCTACAGAAGTGCCTATCACAAAAATATTGaggtgtttggtgaagtttattgataaatggcAAGCTGACCGTGTGGTAGAGATTCCAATtgttgaaagggtatttggattcgaAACTATCGCTCTAttagggaaagatgatatcctccacttgtgcaactatgagatgattggacagactgagctagcattatatatgaggtacaatggtgtttataatcttagtttatttagtttaacttgaaatttaatagtttattaacttttttaattatatgtagcttcctcgatgatttggtgcaaacgaagggattgaaccacatgtacactttcatgcatcccgctttagtgtctactaatgcaggaaccaatgaaataCGTGCTAAAATTCTCTTTGATcggtttctacagatggagctagagacacagtttctaatttgtccttggaacaacaagtaagtcaacttaattttatattcatacattttgtttattgataaatatcttacacaagtttttttattgcagctttcattggatgttagtattaattcagccccacagtcattcggtagcttttttggatcctgtaaactcacatttccgtccggaaatcaaggagataattatcatgtaagtttttcattttacttaattaatttatgatttgatttcaaactcatatatgggtaaatatgtatattgtgtgcagggcgttggatcaatatgatacacaccgaagactaaaagagtcaatcaatctaaaagtttgtgttcctaaggtaagtaaattatattacttatcgtattcaactttttgacatatttatattataataacttactaaatataatacttaactttggataactatgttgtaatagtgtcgaaaccagactgggccaaccgagtgtggcttttacattatgaaatttgctagagacttgatttcacagcctagaccgaaggcctacttgaaaaatgaggtattgttttgctttttaattttcatttaaactatcgttcattattttatttggatgattatttctaacttattattttaaatattttctaattagtttacgaatacgagtccatattcggctgacgaaatcaacgagatacgggatgagtggactgaatcaattatggcgtatctcaattagcaaatgagcaagtgggtgaggaaattttagtttaagtaggtttgacacttagaaatttagaacacaagagtacatatattaactttgatatttgaattacttttatactctagataaatgtttataaatacttatactgttgtttttctgttcatactgctgtttttctgtttctgctgctgttttttctgtttctgctgctgaTTATTTTTATCAAAACAGGCCAGgaaaattggcataaacatttgcaacttccctggttaatactttatgtgacagtgcccaactgacgcaaaaaatactcgtttttaacatttgtggcagtgtcccactgacgcaaaccagagtgtcatttgtgtcagtggggcactgccacaaactggcatttgtggcagtgccccactgacgcaaatgcctgtCCAGAGTGTCatttgtgtcagtggggcactgccacaaactgGCATTtttggcagtgccccactgacgcaaatgacactctggtttgcgtcatgggcaattgcgtcacatagtacactgacgcaaaaactcaactGTGACAGTGctaaactgacgcaaatggcctTTTTTTTGTTATAGtgcatacttagttcacgattttggccaaatgactcgattagcgagcttagtactgtttacaaggcacaccgtaacggtccctggagtttggggcgttacacacagccacagcctcgagatcagtttggggacctcacgcttgGATGATCTTCACAGCAGCCTTATATTCCTTCGCCGCCACAGCCACAACCACAACCGTCGCCCTCACAGccacaccaaaatgttgaagatgaggataatttcaatattaaccttaatgattttatttagttattaatttatgtatttttattaaattaatactgtatttatttttaatgacaatagcgaTATTGACTAGTtcgataaatattaaaactattcacattaattttaatgttagttatgtttaaattaactaattggttattttgttaaattttattatgaattatttttaaaaataattaaatttaataaatattaatttattttaaattatataatcaAAATATTATTAGTGGCGGATCCCGCGGCTAATACTATTGCATCTGACACAGGTATTAGCGGCGgaatccgccgctaataatatgcTATCAGTGGCGGTgtgtcagtccgccgctaataatcttTAATAGCGACAAATAATTTGAGGTGGGGCATTAGCGGCGGACCACCGTCGCTAATAAGTATTAGCGGCGACTTTATCACTTATTAGCGGCGGAGGACCCTGCCGCTAATGACCTCAATTCTTGTAGTGTTTATAACCAAGGGATTTGGTTATTTAGGGTAAACAACTTCACTGTATGTTGAGAAAGATTGTATAGTTTGCTAGCTTAATTTTGAATTGGTTATTGTAAAGTTACATCTTTGATATAGTGAGAATTATTACCCTGGTTCAGGGCACCCAAGTACTAGTCGGCTGGAATGTGTTTCCAGTGCAGATGAAGCTTGTAATTTCATGAGTTGATTCTTGTGGTTTAGTTTCTAATGTTCAAGCACAAATCAAGATAAAATCTATTTGAATATTGAAAAGATAGGAttatcaatatatatttataaatcagatttctaattttatattttttatgtgtatGAAAGTTTGGTTCCATCACTCTCTCTCGGGCTATCTCTTTCGACAATCCTCTTTGTCTCGGTCTAACTCTGGTAGTTTTTTGTTTTTGCTTAATTATTGTTTCCATTTTCTTGGATTAAtgttatgaaaaaaaaaagatttattaatttaaatttcaataagtagttaaataaaaaaatatttgaatttagtaaaaaaaaatataagtggATTATGAACGAAAAAGCATATTCATATTTTGATTTAAGTTAAAAAGAAAATGTTAAGTAGTATTTgaacaaattttaatttattaactatttataaatattatttgttaTTGTCCAGATGTTTGAGGAattattttatgttgtaaataatGTTTAAATTTTTTGGGTAAACTAAAATACAGTCGTTATGCTACCAAAATTTCATCTAATATAAAAACAATTATTATACATTTACTAAAAAATATTACTAATAAAATTAGAAATTATAATAGTcacttaattttattattaagaaaattataatatttaaccacttataacataattaatttagtcaattttaaaatgaataataataagtGAAATAATTAGTTAATATGAaccattaatataaataatacCTTATGACAAATATAATTACACTTAAACAAATACTAAAATTTATAACTAATAAAGATttctacaaaataaataaaaaattagtcaAATGAAATtgaactttaaaaaataaaaaaattactaatattttttttacaaatacaCGTGtgactttatttaattattagtaaaataattatatttaattataaataaaaatattaatgtaaTGATTTTGAGTTTATCATTATTAATTTGTTGAATTAATAAATACATTAAGAATTAAGTTAAGCtataaaaaatgtaaaataatGGTTAAATttgatatataattaaaaataaattgattTAAATTAAGTTTACATAAATTTAACATTAATTTGAAGAGAGAAAAAGTATGtgtgataattaaaaaaaaaagtaattatgGAATTTTTGCAATTTCGGtaaggaaattttagtttaagtgttTAATGCTTAGAATTTTAGAATGAAATGTTATAACTATATATACaatgattaattttgaaatttgaattacttttgtagatttTAATAACAAATGTTAactatacaaatgttttattgatTTATGgtgttttttatttatgttttcactgctgtttttctatttttactGTTGATTTTCAATTTCTACTGCTgtatttttttatcaaataggCCAGGAGAATTGACATAACATTTGCAATTTTCTTGGTTAAAACATTATGTGACAATTCCTAGTTGAagcaaaaatcacatttttgaaATTTTTGTGGCAGTGGAGACATTCGTGTGAGTGGGACACTAATGCGAACCTGACATTTGTGTCAGTGTAACACTAACACAAATGTCTGATATTCGCGCCAGTGCCCTACTGACGTGAATACTAGACCGATTTGTGTCATGAGATTTTGCATCACTTTTAAAAATGACGCAAAAAGTCAATTGTGTCATTTGAGAACTCACTCaaataatatgttttttttttgtagtagtgatgtttctagagttttattattattattattattattattattattattattatgggttTATGTTGTAGTATTTTGTTGCGCTAATACTACCTCGTGTCCATGGCTAGGCAATGTCACAACGATAGTGTTTAAGATCAAattgatatatttattttattcttttcgAGGGAATCTATCATTTTATTTCTTGGCTGTCTTTTTGTAACAATTATTGGGGCAACTTGCTATTGCAGTAAGAAAGGCCATGGTCATCCATAAATCATATGTTTTCATGCTGCAAAATTTCATAGAATAGACAGGATTCCCCCATTATTAAAGATTCTCAACCTAATAAGAataacaaacttttttttttatcctaTTCTATTTCTATTTCTATTCAGTAATCAGTATTTAATACTACTTATTTTCCCTGATCTGTCCCGCTCTCTTTACTTTGTTATTAATCGTAATTATAAATTAAACTTTATAACGATGTAATGTGATTTTAACataatcaattttaaaaaataagcaAAGGATAATATTACTTTTTTTTAACCTACAACAAATCACAATTTAAATAAGGGTTTATACTGATTTGGAcactgtgttttgacaaattattttttagaccctatattttataaaatagttaaaatagaaccctaaactcaattttgatgaagaaaaaattaaatataacaacacaatttttaagcagaataattttatttttgttctgaattgttagtttggtaaattatttgtgattttaattgagaaaatattgaccaaaatctggtttaggattctatttgtccaaaaaataatttgtcaaaacagaTACAAACACCTAATAAGACAAAACACAAcatcaaaaaaaaatataactccTTTAAATAATCACAAGAAATATGAATAAGTTGTTGGAAAAAGTACAGTGCATATGTATATAAGGattcaaaatacataaaaataaaaaacaaagtaAATTAAAAAGGCATAACAATAACTGAAgcaaattcattaaaaaaaagaGATTTTGATAATTAGACATACTTACATATTATTTATTTTGCTCGTGAAACATACATAAGTATATATTACTATATAAACATTATTGGTCATATTTCTCCTTGCAAAAGAAAGACGACAATGGCAGAAATATACACTGCTCTTCTTTGACCGATCAAGTAACCAGCTGAGACAGAGACCGAAGAACAATATACATGGAATTACCGATCCCAGAAAAGGTACAAAAGATATGGGATTTATGGAGTCTTAGGGGGTGTATTATGCTGAGCCTCCTTCTACAAATTATTCTTGTCTTGTTCGCATCTTCCAGGCAACGCTGCAAGAACTCACTGTTACTCACGCTCATCTGGGCAGCCTACTTGCTGGCCGACTGGGTTGCTGCAGTTGCCATTGGTCTAATCACACAAGAACAGACCAGAACTTGTGGACATAAGGATGGAGAGTTTGATCATGACATTTATGCATTCTGGGCTTCGTTTCTTTTACTTCATCTTGGTGGACCTGATACCATCACTTCTTTTGCTCTCGAGGATAATGAGTTCTGGCTCAGGCACTTGTTTGGACTCGTATTACAAGTCATGGCCGCTGGTTACAGTTTCTATCTGACTCTCCCCAATAACAAGCTTTGGCCTCCCACACTCCTTGTCTTCTTCGTTGGAATTATCAAGTATACTGAGAGGACACGAGCGTTTTATCTTGCTAGCTTGGAACGTTTCGGAAGGACTGCTCTGCGAAAGCCAGAACCTGGGCCTGACTACGAAGAGGTTTCCACCAACTACTTCTCCAAGTTGCTTCAGGTTCCCATACAGGGAGAGAGCACAGAAAATCAGATAAGCAGTGGTGGTGTTGGGAGTTCTTCCCATGACCCTTATATGGAACTTAATAGAATCACTTTAAACGCTTTTGACGAGTTGGAACTACTGAAGGCAGCTCATATACTCTTCGAAAGGTTCAAAGGGCTCATTGTTGGTTTCTTTCTGACTTCTAAAGATCGAAAGTCTTGCCGAGATTATTTTCTGAAAATAACTGATCATCAATGCGCTTTCAGAGTAGTAGAGTACGAGCTCAGCCTCTTGTTCCAGGTTCTTCACACCAAGGTGGTCGTGGTGCGCCAAACAATTGGCTACATACTCCGGTTTATCAGTTTATCTTCCATATTGGGTGCCACCATAGTGTTCCTCTTAACTGAAAAGAATGGATTCAAAAGCATTGAGGTCATTCTCAGTTATTCCTTGCTTATTGGAGCCATGGTCCTCGACACCATATCAGTAATTAAGCTCATTTTTTCTGATTGGATCCTTGTAGTGCTCAAACACAGTTGGAGAAGATATGTTCCTTCATTTATCTTAAAAAGAGAACGGTGGTCGAGATTGGTTT is a window of Humulus lupulus chromosome 4, drHumLupu1.1, whole genome shotgun sequence DNA encoding:
- the LOC133830688 gene encoding uncharacterized protein LOC133830688, with protein sequence MELPIPEKVQKIWDLWSLRGCIMLSLLLQIILVLFASSRQRCKNSLLLTLIWAAYLLADWVAAVAIGLITQEQTRTCGHKDGEFDHDIYAFWASFLLLHLGGPDTITSFALEDNEFWLRHLFGLVLQVMAAGYSFYLTLPNNKLWPPTLLVFFVGIIKYTERTRAFYLASLERFGRTALRKPEPGPDYEEVSTNYFSKLLQVPIQGESTENQISSGGVGSSSHDPYMELNRITLNAFDELELLKAAHILFERFKGLIVGFFLTSKDRKSCRDYFLKITDHQCAFRVVEYELSLLFQVLHTKVVVVRQTIGYILRFISLSSILGATIVFLLTEKNGFKSIEVILSYSLLIGAMVLDTISVIKLIFSDWILVVLKHSWRRYVPSFILKRERWSRLVFQYNMISYCLDERPAWFFDLSELFHLREVLDKLKIMRFSSSYKVTDDLKKFIFDNLKEKSNKASTLRESTEACIERGGLALSQSTDKDFASYIKLKWSISEFQYTESILLWHIATEICNEEGNSNSDRKEKRKSKILSEYMFYLLIEQNTIFSPVLGDWHLVFQDTCAEAKRFFRKYSVSNHSRAVEKMNSVRTKFRPAAVKGGRSKSVFFDACILAHQLQKLEDKRWDIMDQVWLELMSYAAINCRPIVHAQQPSWGGELITFTWLLLNHLGLGVQFSEQEERAGMKMVAVK